atataatactgtattactataatattctatataatactgtattactataaaattctatataatactgtattactataatattctatataatactgtattactataatattctatataatactgtattactataatattctataaaatactgtattactataatattctatataatactgtattactataaaattctatataatactgtattactataatattctatataatactgtattactataatattctatataatattgtattactataatattctatataatactgtataactataatattctatgtaatactgtattactataaaattctatataatactgtattactataatattccatataatattgtattactataatattctatataatactgtattactataaaattctatataatactgtattactataaaattctatataatactgtattactataatattctatataatattgtattactataatattctatataatactgtattactaTAAAATTCTGTATAATTCACATTAAGATTTAAATTTTGACATGAAATTACTGTAAATTGTGGTATGGAGTATTTATTACTAACCGCCGACGGATTATTATCAGGAGGACCACCAGGATCAGCAGAATAAGGATGATCAACATGAGAAGGAGTCCAATAAGGCCACCTGTAAGAAAATTTAGGGAATTAgtctggccccatattgtcCCTCCTTTTactgtctggccccatattgtccctccctgactgtctggccccatattgtctctccctgactgtctggccccatattgtctctccctgactgtctggccccatattgtccctccctgactgtctggccccatattgtctcTCTCTGACTGTCTGGCTCCATATTGTCTCTCCCTGACTGTCTGGCTCCATATTGTCTCTCCTTGACTGGCCCCATATTGTCCCTCCTtgactgtctggccccatattgtcCCTCCCTGACTGTCTGGCCCTATATTGTTTCTCCTTGACTGGCCCCATATTGTCCCTccctgactgtctggccccatattgtctctccctgactgtctggccccatattgtctcTCTCTGACTGTCTGGCTCCATATTGTCTCTccctgactgtctggccccatattgtctctccctgactgtctggccccatattgtccctccctgactgtctggccccatattgtctcTCTCTGACTGTCTGGCTCCATATTGTCTCTCCCTGACTGTCTGGCTCCATATTGTCTCTCCTTGACTGGCCCCATATTGTCCCTCCTtgactgtctggccccatattgtccctccctgactgtctggccccatattgtctcTCTCTGACTGTCTGGCTCCATATTGTCTTTccctgactgtctggccccatattgtctctccctgactgtctggccccatattgtccctccctgactgtctggccccatattgtctcTCTCTGACTGTCTGGCTCCATATTGTCTCTCCCTGACTGTCTGGCTCCATATTGTCTCTCCTTGACTGGCCCCATATTGTCCCTccctgactgtctggccccatattgtctctccctgactgtctggccccatattgtctcTCTCTGACTGTCTGGCTCCATATTGTCTCTccctgactgtctggccccatattgtctctctctgactgtctggccccatattgtccctccctgactgtctggccccatattgtctctccctgactgtctggccccatattgtcCCTCCCTTactgtctggccccatattgtccctccctgactgtctggccccatattgtctcTCCCTGACTATCTGGCCCCACATTGTCCCTccctgactgtctggccccatattgtcCCTCCCTCactgtctggccccatattgtctctccttgactggccccatattgtccctccctgactgtctggccccatattgtctctcccttactgtctggccccatattgtccctccctgactgtctggccccatattgtccctccctgactgtctggccccatattgtctcTCCCTGACTATCTGGCCCCACATTGTCCCTccctgactgtctggccccatattgtcCCTCCCTCactgtctggccccatattgtctctccttgactggccccatattgtccctccctgactgtctggccccatattgtctctcccttactgtctggccccatattgtcCCTCCCTGACTGTCTGGCTCCATATTGTCCCTccctgactgtctggccccatattgtctctcactgactgtctggccccatattgtctctccctgactgtctggccccatattgtctctccctgactgtctggccccatattgtctctccctgactgtctggccccatattgtctctccctgactgtctggccccatattgtctctccctgactgtctggccccatattgtctctccttgactgtctggccccatattgtctctccctttactgtctggccccatattgtctctccctgactgtctggccccatattgtccctccctgactgtctggccccatattgtccctccctgactgtctggccccatattgtcCCTCCCAgactgtctggccccatattgtctcTCCCAGACTGTCTGGTCCCATATTGTTTCTCCTTAACTTGCCCCATATTGTTTCCTTACACTGTCAGGGATTTACTCTAGCTCCTCACTAAAACTGCCAAGGATTTTTTGTGGCCCCACACTGTCCCTCCTGACACCTTCCAAGACTTTAGTCTTGTATCAGATGGTCCCTAACTGACACCAAAAGGGATTTAATCTGGCCCCACCTTCATGGATTCAGACTACCCCTACATGGTCCCTTCCCTTCAGGAATTTAGTCTTGCCCCAAACAGTCTCTCCCCCGACACCATCAGGGATTTAGTCTAGCCCCAAACAGTCTCTCCCCCGACACCATCAGGTATTTAGTCTTGCCCCAAACCGTCCCCCTCCCCCGACACCATCAGGGATTTAGTCTTGCCCCAAACAGTCCCTCCCCGACACACCAGGGATTTAGTCTTGCCCCAATCAGTCCCTCCCCGACACCATCAGGGATTAAGTCTGGCCCAAAACAGTCCCTCCCCCGAAACCATCAGGGATTTAGTCTGGCCCCAAACAGTCCCTCCCCCCAAACATTAGGGATTTAGTCTTGCCCCAAACAGTCCCTCCCCCGACACCATCAGGGATTTAGTCTTGCCCCAAACAGTCCCTCCCCTGACACTATCAGGGATTTAGTCTTGCCCCAAACAGTCCCTCCCCCGACACCATCAGGGATTTAGTCTTGTCCCAAACAGTCCCTCCCCTGACACTATCAGGGATTTAGTCTTGTCCCAAACAGTCCCTCCCCCGCTGACACCATCAGGGATTTAGTCTGGCCCCAAACAGTCCCTCCCAAGACACCATCAGGGATTTAGTCTTGCCCCAAACAGTCCCTCCCCCGCTGACACCATCAGGGATTTAGTCTTGCCCCAAACAGTCCCTCCCCCGACACCATCAGGGATTTAGTCTTGTCCCAAACAGTCCCTCCCCCGACACCATCAGGGATTTAGTCTGGCCCCAAACAGTCCCTCCCCCGACACCATCAGGGATTTAGTCTTGCCCCAAACAGTCCCTCCCAAGACACCATCAGGGATTTAGTCTTGCCTCAAACAGTCCCTCCCTGACACCATCAGGGATTTAGTCTTGCCCCAAACAGTCCCCCTCCCCTGACACTATCAGGGATTTAGTCTTGCCCCAAACAGTCCCTCCCCCGACACCATCAGGGATTTAGTCTTGCCCCACATGGACCCTGTCCAACAAAAACATGTCAAGTGTAACAAATTACATCTGGtaataaaattatgtaaattaataATATTACCCCAAAAAATGCCTACCTGTCCACaccagatatacatgtaaaaatgaaattacagacagacaggcacAAAATAATGGAGAAAAAAAGGGGAAGAATTAAAATTTCCATCCAATGTTTATGATGAAAAGATCATTACTTACCAGTCGACAGAGATTTGTCTCCATCTTGTAACTGACCTGGGAATTAGATAACAAAGCAGTTTATTAGTGCTAGGAGATAATGTGTTACCTAGACCTCTCACCTGGAAATCAAGCCAACAAAATAAGACACAttccaaacaagaggcccatggggcctgtatcgctcacctggaaATCAAGCCAACAAAATAAGACACATTCCAAAAAATGAACTTTAATGTAACATCACTTACTAGCCCTGAACCGATTTGTTATCAggtttgaagaaaatctgttCCAATTATTCCACGGAAACAACagaaaaacattattatatagttAATAAAGGGACCCTTACTTCATCAAAAGTCTGGCAAATGTGGCAATCAAACTTAGACGAGCCCATCGGGCCTAAATCGTGTAACCAAGTTTGAAGGAGATCAGTAAACATTTGTTGTAGCTATTGGAAACGAAGCGTGATAGACGGACAAACAAATCCAAGTTAATATCAGCTGAGGATAACACAGGATACCTTTTCACAGCAGAACAGGGCATTGTTCATTAACTTGACCTAGGTAAAAGGCAAGTTTGATATCCACTACAATTTACCCCCCTCCCACCCAACAATCACCACCATCTACAACCAAGCACTCAGCTGTTGTATAACTTATCCTTACCCATCCCAGCGACCATTGGCTCAGTAGTTGTAGATGGttctgttgtcatggtaacagtTATGGCAGGCGTACTGGTTGTAGTTCTGGTAACTGTCGTTAGCGGTAACACTGTTGTTGTATCTTTACTTGTTGTATGAGATGTTGTAGTAGTTGTCGTTGGTTTGGTCGTCATGGTAGTAGTTGTCGTTGGTTTGGTTGTTGTGGTAGTAGTTGTCGTTGGTTTAGTTGTCGCTGTAGTCGGTGGTCCCATGTCTGACAATAACAATGATTTTAATTAAAGGAAACAAAATCCATCACATTtaatcacaggggcttggcacaaTTTTCTAAATGAtggtctatatttatatatggaccatattacagtcaaacctgtattaagtggccacCCCAGGGATCGACAGATATCGGCTGCATAAGACAGGTGGCTGCTTAAACCAGGTTAGCCAGGAACTGCCTGTTGCCCAattcttttttcaacagtttattgaatTGATCATATTATAAAGCATGTATTGATACTGATAACAATGTACCATGTACAgggtattttgaaatgaaaaccaacaaagataaaagttttgatgaatttgataaaaatatctgGCCATGTGATCCTCGCGGATGTCTACTTCAGAACAAaatggccgcttaatacaggacAATACAATGACTCGGGACAGATTTTTGTGGCCATTGGCCGCGTTAGACAGGTGACCGCTTATTTAAGGTTtattatatagtgttttccatCGGGCGGACCACAGACTGACCGCTTAACAGAGGTGGCctttagagcaggtttgactgtatttggAAAATCATGCAAAGCCACAGTGacatttaattatatcattaatttcatttttcatctTTTCGCTCTGAAATCAATCCCTTTcccaaattttatttcaatatgataGCATGAGAAATCCTTGAATTGACTGAAATAATCGTCACATGTTTCACCATGAACTGATCACCACACATAATATGTTGATATACACACattgttacagtagatattgtataccatactgaCAGATGTACTGATATCTGATGTTATCATTGTAACAGTAGACATTGTATACCATACTGACAGATGTACTGATATctgatgttatcattgttacagtagacattgtataccatactgacagatgtactgatatctgatgttatcattgttatagtagacattgtataccatactgacagatgtactgatatctgatgttatcattgttacagtagacattgtataccatactgacagatgtactgatatctgatgttatcattgttacAGTAGACATTGTATACTTACCATACTGACAGATGTACTGATATCTGATGTTATCATTGTAACAGTAGACATTGTATACCATACTGACAGATGTACTGATATctgatgttatcattgttacagtagacattgtataccatactgacagatgtactgatatctgatgttatcattgttacagtagacattgtataccatactgacagatgtactgatatctgatgttatcattgttacagtagacattgtataccgtactgacagatgtacTGATACctgatgttatcattgttacAGTAGACATTGTATACTTACCATACTGACAGATGTACTGATATctgatgttatcattgttacagtagacattgtataccatactgacagatgtactgatatctgatgttatcattgttacagtagacattgtataccatactgacagatgtactgatatctgatgttatcattgttacAGTAGACATTGTATACCATACTGACATATGTACTGATATctgatgttatcattgttacAGTAGACATTGTATACCATACCGACAGATGTACTGATATctgatgttatcattgttacagtagacataccatactgacagatgtactgatatctgatgttatcattgttacagtagacattgtataccatactgacagatgtactgatatctgatgttatcattgttacagtagacattatataccgtactgacagatgtactgatatctgatgttatcattgttacagtagacattgtataccgtactgacagatgtactgatatctgatgttatcattgttacAGTAGACATTGTATACTTACCATACTGACAGATGTACTGATATctgatgttatcattgttacagtagacattgtataccatactgacagatgtactgatatctgatgttatcattgttacagtagatattgtataccatactgacagatgtactgatatctgatgttatcattgttacagtagacattgtataccatactgacagatgtactgatatctgatgttatcattgttaaAGTAGACATTGTATACTTACCATACTGACAGATGTACTGATATCTGATGTGATTATTATTACAATGATCTTCTCGCCATCGTCCGTCCGATTTCCGCATGTATGCACAATCCTCTGGACAGACATCATTGGGTCCGTAACATAATTTAGGATATCCAGTATACCAGAAGTCATAACTCCATTCTTCCCCTTCataacacaccaaacacatgtacagtgtccGACTAATGTGATCGTAGACAATAATGATCAGGATCTAATgcttattttcatttcatatcaattttttttaagcCGGTCTAGTAATTCAACATACCTGGTATCACCAAACAATGAGTTTAGATTGAAAAGTAGGGATGAGTTTCataaattttatatgaaatggAAACAATTTCAAGATTCTCTTTACCACAGTTAGCCAAAAGATGTTTGCAAACTGATCGTCTATACATATCAAGACCATATGGACTTGGTGTAGTGGTGTAAGCTGCAGGCATTTCTGGCAAGATGTTGTAGAACATGAGTTTGAGGCCTGATCATGGTATGAATTATACAATTGTCTTCATTCGTCATACATtctttgtatgtgtgtattttgttaccatgttatatatctataatcgTCAACACGATGTGTTTTGATCCCAAggttaaatatttgaatttcctaATTAGTAGATTATATTCCCACTATTTTACCTGTGACCCATTTCCAATGCTGCTCCTGACTTCGATCTGAAAACCCTATCCAGATCTGGTACGTATTGGCAGAGAAAGGTAATGACGCAATGAAGTTTTGTGTCGATTGATCCAAAATCACcacaagatggccgccatcgGTAGAGGAACAGTCCGCACTAGCCTCATCCCAGGTTGCTGTGGTGTCCACATACCGGTAACAATGGCTATTGtgtgtgtacattgtaccaGACAAGCCAGCTGGACATCGGTATACTTCAGATGACTTCAAACGAGCTAGAAtgtaaataattttacaaacatTGAATTGGATAATGATTACCTGGACCACAGGGGCTTGGTTTTGAAATATTAAGAAAACATGTCATTTGATAATCACAATACTGAaaatacagtattgatattaattCTAAAGCCTTACAAAATGGAAGGATGAATTAAAGGTTTGGGAATATGACTGGATACTGGATTTTTTTGTtcctatttttaatatatattttgtatgatactTGATATCTTAAAACTGGATGCTTTTTGTTTGTTGGCTGGGTTTGTCTCCCGgtgaacagccaaggtcattttgaggcgaggtcgccttgtagtagttggtgactacctcactgaacaacatacaggaggccctTCACATGCTATCCAGAGCATTTAGGGTTAAAGTGTCTTAtcaaaggacacaaccacaacagcacagactggTCACTTTCTAAGCTCCCCAAGAACCACAAACAGACAGATGTAGGGGGAGTGTCCAACCCCACACAATCTCGATGCAGCAGAAAAATATTACGGCAAGGTCATTTCTTTCACAAACTTTTTCATCCGAGAAATCTGTAAGCCaaatattgagaaaaagtttttCAAATGGAAAAGTTGATCCTGGTTAGCAAGACAGTTGCTGAACAACCAACATCCAGACGACAGGAAGAGTGAATGAGCCTATCATATATACTACTGCATGCTTAAGGACAGGTCTAATGGGGCTATAATGCTACTAACCCAATATCATCACCCCGGACATCTTGGTCAGTATattactgacccaatatcatcACCCAGACCTCTTGGTCAGTATattactgacccaatatcatcACCCGGACCTCTTGGTCAGTATattactgacccaatatcatcACCCCGGACCTCTTGGTCAGTATattactgacccaatatcatcACCCCGGACCTCTTGGTCAGTACactactgacccaatatcatcAACCCAGACCTCTTGGTCAGTACactactgacccaatatcatcACCCCTGACCTCTTGGTCAGTATattactgacccaatatcatcACCCCGGACCTCTTGGTCAGTATattactgacccaatatcatcACCCCGGACGTCTTGGTCAGTATattactgacccaatatcatcACCCCGGACCTCTTGGTCAGTATattactgacccaatatcaacCCAGACCCCTCTTGGTCATTATATTACTGACCCATATCATCACCCCGGACCTCTTGGTCAGTAACACTAACTGACCCAAATTCATCACCCCGGACCTCTTGGTCAGTATATTACTGACCACTATCATCCCCCCAGACCTCTTGGTCAGTTattactgacccaatatcatcACCCCGGACCTCTTGGTCAGTATACTACTGAACACATATCATCCCCCCGACCCTTGGTCAGTATTAAATTACTGACCAAATATCACACCCCGAACCTCTTGGTCCGTATATTACTGACCCATATCATCACCACGGATCTCTTGGTCAGTaactactggcccaatatcagcACCCCTGACCTCTTGGTCAGTTACACTACGTATACTGACCCAATATCTCAACCCGGACCCTCTTGGTCAGGATATTACTGACCCAATATTCATCACCCCGGAACCTCTTTGTCAGTATACTCTGACCACACTATCATCACCCCGGACCTCTTGGTCAGTATattactgacccaatatcatcACCCCGGACCTCTTGGTCAGTATattactgacccaatatcatcACCCCGGACCTCTTGGTCAGTATattactgacccaatatcatcAACCCAGACCTCTTGGTCAGTATattactgacccaatatcatcACCCCGGACCTCTTGGTCAGTATactactgacccaatatcatcACCCCGGACCTCTTGGTCAGTATATTACTGACCACTATCATCCCCCCAGACCTCTTGGTCAGTATattactgacccaatatcatcACCCCGGACCTCTTGGTCAGTATACTACTGACCACTATCATCCC
This genomic stretch from Pecten maximus chromosome 16, xPecMax1.1, whole genome shotgun sequence harbors:
- the LOC117314747 gene encoding uncharacterized protein LOC117314747 isoform X1, which encodes MFMTPGILSTIVLVLGLYVARLKSSEVYRCPAGLSGTMYTHNSHCYRYVDTTATWDEASADCSSTDGGHLVVILDQSTQNFIASLPFSANTYQIWIGFSDRSQEQHWKWVTGEEWSYDFWYTGYPKLCYGPNDVCPEDCAYMRKSDGRWREDHCNNNHIRYQYICQYDMGPPTTATTKPTTTTTTTTKPTTTTTMTTKPTTTTTTSHTTSKDTTTVLPLTTVTRTTTSTPAITVTMTTEPSTTTEPMVAGMGQLQDGDKSLSTGGLIGLLLMLIILILLILVVLLIIIRRRNRRKRYEAEDISVRFQNHTYNTNQPNNSFLDGQIGTSVHSVGNIYETPQLKHCNESLYHDKSYETPVNRDTLCCKGQHSHYDLVKESDMVDLPEALYHDKSYETPVSRDTLCYKGQDNHYDLVKESDTVDLPDKYSSYSEVDFQKPGCVDVRSCGVSSRVDDPTYSNDQTEASDPILENRNNEELLRYFEEYNKVPTGYDNNLYVDYKNKPL
- the LOC117314747 gene encoding uncharacterized protein LOC117314747 isoform X3 translates to MYTHNSHCYRYVDTTATWDEASADCSSTDGGHLVVILDQSTQNFIASLPFSANTYQIWIGFSDRSQEQHWKWVTGEEWSYDFWYTGYPKLCYGPNDVCPEDCAYMRKSDGRWREDHCNNNHIRYQYICQYDMGPPTTATTKPTTTTTTTTKPTTTTTMTTKPTTTTTTSHTTSKDTTTVLPLTTVTRTTTSTPAITVTMTTEPSTTTEPMVAGMGQLQDGDKSLSTGGLIGLLLMLIILILLILVVLLIIIRRRNRRKRYEAEDISVRFQNHTYNTNQPNNSFLDGQIGTSVHSVGNIYETPQLKHCNESLYHDKSYETPVNRDTLCCKGQHSHYDLVKESDMVDLPEALYHDKSYETPVSRDTLCYKGQDNHYDLVKESDTVDLPDKYSSYSEVDFQKPGCVDVRSCGVSSRVDDPTYSNDQTEASDPILENRNNEELLRYFEEYNKVPTGYDNNLYVDYKNKPL
- the LOC117314747 gene encoding vacuolar membrane protein CAGL0J10076g-like isoform X4 is translated as MFMTPGILSTIVLVLGLYVARLKSSEVYRCPAGLSGTMYTHNSHCYRYVDTTATWDEASADCSSTDGGHLVVILDQSTQNFIASLPFSANTYQIWIGFSDRSQEQHWKWVTGEEWSYDFWYTGYPKLCYGPNDVCPEDCAYMRKSDGRWREDHCNNNHIRYQYICQYDMGPPTTATTKPTTTTTTTTKPTTTTTMTTKPTTTTTTSHTTSKDTTTVLPLTTVTRTTTSTPAITVTMTTEPSTTTEPMVAGMGQLQDGDKSLSTGGLIGLLLMLIILILLILVVLLIIIRRRNRRKRYEAEDISVRFQNHTYNTNQPNNSFLDGQIGTSVHSVGNIYETPQLKHCNESLYHDKSYETPVSRDTLCYKGQDNHYDLVKESDTVDLPDKYSSYSEVDFQKPGCVDVRSCGVSSRVDDPTYSNDQTEASDPILENRNNEELLRYFEEYNKVPTGYDNNLYVDYKNKPL
- the LOC117314747 gene encoding uncharacterized protein LOC117314747 isoform X2; this translates as MFMTPGILSTIVLVLGLYVARLKSSEVYRCPAGLSGTMYTHNSHCYRYVDTTATWDEASADCSSTDGGHLVVILDQSTQNFIASLPFSANTYQIWIGFSDRSQEQHWKWVTGEEWSYDFWYTGYPKLCYGPNDVCPEDCAYMRKSDGRWREDHCNNNHIRYQYICQYDMGPPTTATTKPTTTTTTTTKPTTTTTMTTKPTTTTTTSHTTSKDTTTVLPLTTVTRTTTSTPAITVTMTTEPSTTTEPMVAGMGQLQDGDKSLSTGGLIGLLLMLIILILLILVVLLIIIRRRRKRYEAEDISVRFQNHTYNTNQPNNSFLDGQIGTSVHSVGNIYETPQLKHCNESLYHDKSYETPVNRDTLCCKGQHSHYDLVKESDMVDLPEALYHDKSYETPVSRDTLCYKGQDNHYDLVKESDTVDLPDKYSSYSEVDFQKPGCVDVRSCGVSSRVDDPTYSNDQTEASDPILENRNNEELLRYFEEYNKVPTGYDNNLYVDYKNKPL